A stretch of the Archangium violaceum genome encodes the following:
- the clpB gene encoding ATP-dependent chaperone ClpB yields the protein MRLDKYTVKAQEAIQEGQSLARRADNPNYEPEHLATALLGQKDGIVEPLLRKIGVDVKLFAGRLGETLQKLPRMQGGEGAMLSQRLLKTFDKAEDEAKSLKDDFISSEHLLLALTQDKGAVGEVLKSSGVTRERVLSSLKEVRGSGRVTSQDAESTYQALEKYGRDLTDAARAGKLDPVIGRDEEIRRCIQVLSRRTKNNPVLIGEPGVGKTAIVEGLARRIIDGDVPEGLKNKRLVTLDLGAMVAGAKYRGEFEERLKAVLKEVADAAGEIILFIDELHTLVGAGKAEGAMDAGNMLKPALARGELHCIGATTLDEYRKHIEKDAALERRFQPVMVGEPSVHDTISILRGLKERYEVHHHVRIQDSALVAAANLSNRYISDRFLPDKAIDLVDEACSRLRIEIDSMPTEIDDVRRKITQLEIEREGLRKETDPHSKERLSTIEKELANLNERFNTLKAHWDSEKKAIGGIGALKEKLEKAKNDQAAAERQGDFNKAAEIKYGVIPGLEKEIVQQNAKLAELQKTHKFLKEEVDAEDIAAVVGKWTGIPVSKLLEGEVQKLVNMEDRLTKRVIGQRSAIEAVSNAVRRARSGLQDPNRPIGSFIFLGPTGVGKTETAKALAEFLFDDDSAMVRIDMSEYMEKHSVARLVGAPPGYVGYEEGGQLTEAVRRRPYTVVLFDEIEKAHPDVFNMLLQILDEGRLTDSQGRTVDFKNTVLIMTSNVGSQALQEGMAGKEELDEATRNDVLGILRQNFRPEFLNRVDEIIIFEPLRKKDIQRIVDLQVARMQKLLADKRLTLELTEKAEALLAERGYDPTYGARPLKRAIQKYLMDPLALKVLGGEYLPGDHIVVDADKDGLTFGKGQAKAA from the coding sequence ATGCGACTCGACAAATACACAGTGAAGGCGCAGGAGGCCATTCAAGAGGGACAGTCCCTGGCCCGGCGGGCCGACAATCCGAACTATGAGCCGGAGCACCTCGCGACGGCACTGCTCGGACAGAAGGACGGCATCGTCGAGCCGCTGCTCCGCAAGATTGGCGTGGATGTCAAACTGTTCGCCGGCCGGTTGGGGGAGACGCTCCAGAAGCTGCCGAGGATGCAGGGCGGCGAAGGCGCGATGCTCAGCCAGCGGCTGCTGAAGACTTTCGACAAGGCCGAGGACGAGGCGAAGTCCCTCAAGGACGACTTCATCTCCAGCGAGCACCTGCTGCTGGCCCTCACGCAGGACAAGGGGGCCGTGGGCGAGGTGCTGAAGTCCTCCGGCGTGACGCGCGAGCGCGTGCTGTCCAGCCTGAAGGAGGTGCGGGGTTCCGGCCGCGTGACGAGCCAGGATGCCGAGTCCACCTACCAGGCGCTGGAGAAGTACGGCCGCGATCTCACGGACGCGGCGCGGGCCGGGAAGCTGGATCCCGTCATCGGACGTGACGAGGAGATCCGCCGCTGCATCCAGGTGCTCAGCCGGCGCACGAAGAACAACCCGGTGCTCATCGGTGAGCCGGGCGTGGGCAAGACGGCCATCGTCGAGGGCCTGGCGCGGCGGATCATCGACGGGGACGTGCCCGAGGGGCTGAAGAACAAGCGCCTCGTGACACTGGACCTGGGCGCGATGGTGGCCGGAGCCAAGTACCGCGGCGAGTTCGAGGAGCGCCTCAAGGCGGTCCTCAAGGAGGTGGCGGACGCGGCGGGGGAGATCATCCTCTTCATCGACGAGCTGCACACCCTGGTGGGCGCGGGCAAGGCCGAGGGCGCGATGGACGCGGGCAACATGCTCAAGCCGGCCCTGGCGCGCGGTGAGCTGCACTGCATCGGCGCGACCACGCTGGACGAGTACCGCAAGCACATCGAGAAGGACGCGGCCCTGGAGCGGCGCTTCCAGCCGGTGATGGTGGGCGAGCCGAGCGTGCACGACACCATCAGCATCCTGCGCGGCCTCAAGGAGCGCTACGAGGTGCACCACCACGTGCGCATCCAGGACTCCGCGCTGGTGGCGGCGGCCAACCTGTCCAACCGCTACATCTCCGACCGCTTCCTGCCGGACAAGGCCATCGACCTGGTGGACGAGGCATGCAGCCGCCTGCGCATCGAGATCGACTCGATGCCCACGGAGATCGACGACGTGCGGCGGAAGATCACCCAGCTGGAGATCGAGCGCGAGGGTCTGCGCAAGGAGACGGATCCGCACTCGAAGGAGCGGCTGTCCACGATCGAGAAGGAACTGGCGAACCTCAACGAGCGCTTCAACACGCTGAAGGCCCACTGGGACTCGGAGAAGAAGGCCATCGGCGGGATTGGCGCGCTCAAGGAGAAGCTCGAGAAGGCGAAGAACGACCAGGCGGCGGCCGAGCGGCAGGGTGACTTCAACAAGGCGGCGGAGATCAAGTACGGCGTCATCCCCGGCCTGGAGAAGGAGATCGTCCAGCAGAACGCGAAGCTGGCCGAGCTACAGAAGACCCACAAGTTCCTCAAGGAGGAGGTGGACGCGGAGGACATCGCGGCGGTGGTGGGCAAGTGGACGGGGATCCCCGTCTCCAAGCTGCTGGAGGGCGAGGTCCAGAAGCTGGTGAACATGGAGGACCGGCTGACGAAGCGGGTCATCGGCCAGCGCAGCGCCATCGAGGCGGTGAGCAACGCGGTGCGCCGTGCGCGCTCCGGGTTGCAGGACCCGAACCGGCCCATCGGCTCGTTCATCTTCCTGGGCCCCACGGGCGTGGGCAAGACGGAGACGGCCAAGGCGTTGGCGGAGTTCCTCTTCGACGACGACAGCGCGATGGTGCGCATCGACATGTCCGAGTACATGGAGAAGCACTCCGTGGCCCGGCTGGTGGGCGCGCCTCCGGGGTACGTCGGCTACGAGGAGGGAGGCCAACTCACCGAGGCGGTGCGGCGCCGGCCGTACACGGTGGTCCTGTTCGATGAGATCGAGAAGGCCCACCCGGACGTCTTCAACATGCTGCTGCAGATCCTCGACGAGGGCCGGCTGACGGACAGCCAGGGGAGGACCGTGGACTTCAAGAACACGGTGCTCATCATGACGAGCAACGTCGGCTCGCAGGCCCTGCAGGAGGGGATGGCGGGCAAGGAGGAGCTGGACGAGGCGACGCGCAACGACGTGCTGGGGATTCTGCGCCAGAACTTCCGGCCGGAGTTCCTCAACCGGGTGGACGAGATCATCATCTTCGAGCCGCTGCGGAAGAAGGACATCCAGCGCATCGTGGACCTCCAGGTGGCGAGGATGCAGAAGCTGCTGGCGGACAAGCGGCTGACGCTGGAGCTGACGGAGAAGGCGGAGGCGCTGTTGGCCGAGCGCGGGTACGATCCGACATACGGGGCCCGGCCGCTGAAGCGGGCCATCCAGAAGTACCTGATGGATCCGCTGGCGCTGAAGGTGCTGGGAGGCGAGTACCTGCCCGGGGACCACATCGTGGTGGACGCGGACAAGGACGGGCTGACCTTCGGCAAGGGCCAGGCGAAGGCCGCGTAG